A genomic stretch from Oncorhynchus tshawytscha isolate Ot180627B linkage group LG07, Otsh_v2.0, whole genome shotgun sequence includes:
- the LOC112254102 gene encoding protein TMEPAI isoform X3 translates to MQPVSGGPHHHYNCVQTPCSAQLEFVQILVIVVVMMVMVVVITCLLNHYRLSERSFISRDSQARRRHLPLASDGSLWSSDGPGPASGMSEQQVYTTRPPDRVPSYLQRERLARFQPTYPYLPHPIIDLPPTISLSDGEEPPPYQGPCTLQLRDPEQQMELNRESVRAPPNRTVYDSHLLDTSLCPPPSLNSGVSTTTVATAAQAYSSRVEGAPPTYSEVIGHYYHPSSLPRHHHQTSSGGRGAGRGVRLGGPGPSSPSLLLHGILKQAHLSSMESRNVRNKKEKQTPEQV, encoded by the exons ATGCAGCCGGTTTCAGGAGgtccccaccaccactataactgtgTTCAAACTCCATGTAGCG cccAGTTGGAGTTTGTGCAGATCCTGGTGATCgttgtggtgatgatggtgatggtggtagtgatcACCTGCCTGCTCAACCACTACCGCCTGTCAGAACGCTCCTTCATCTCCAGGGACAGCCAGGCCCGCAGACGCCACCTACCACTGGCCTCT GATGGGAGTCTGTGGTCCTCAGATGGCCCAGGGCCCGCCAGTGGAATGAGCGAG CAGCAGGTGTACACCACGCGTCCCCCGGACCGCGTCCCCTCCTATCTGCAGAGGGAGCGTCTGGCCCGCTTCCAGCCCACGTACCCCTACCTGCCCCACCCCATCATTGACCTGCCACCCACCATCTCGCTGTCGGACGGCGAAGAGCCTCCGCCCTACCAGGGCCCCTGCACTCTGCAGCTCCGCGACCCCGAGCAGCAGATGGAGCTTAACAGGGAGTCGGTGCGTGCGCCCCCCAACCGCACAGTCTATGACAGCCACCTCCTCGACACCTCCCTGTGCCCACCGCCCAGCCTCAACTCCGGGGTCAGCACTACCACGGTAGCCACGGCTGCCCAGGCCTACTCCAGCCGAGTGGAAGGGGCACCACCAACTTATAGCGAGGTGATAGGGCACTACTACCACCCCTCTTCACTACCCAGGCACCACCACCAGACTTCCAGTGGTGGCAGGGGCGCAGGGCGTGGAGTCAGGTTAGGAGGCCCGGGTCCCTCGTCGCCGTCCTTGCTACTCCACGGGATTCTCAAGCAGGCCCACCTGAGCAGCATGGAGAGCAGGAATGTGCGCAACAAAAAGGAGAagcagactcctgaacaggtgtgA